aaactaaatatttaaggTTTATGCAGGTCAAAACGGTGTTGAGTAATGTTCTTATGAAGTGTTAGTGACGTATTTGCCTCTATGTGATTTTAGCTACTTTAGGTGGGAATATATTTAAGGTGTCTTTAGGTATTCCTCTCCAGAGATGTTGTATTTTGATTACACTTATCAAGGTTAGAACTGGTGATTTATAGTAGTTGAAATTTCCAGTATTGAAAAGATGTCTACAAAATATGCatgtaggtttaaaaaaaaaaaaaacatacacacacacaagccttaattcaatgtatttatttttcacatgaCTCTGCACtacaaataagataaaaaaacataatttgcaACGTGTGTCAAACCATTGTAGCAGAACCGCTACAAGAGCAAGCTTAAAAGAACCAATCACTGTGAAAGACACAATTTACCATAGATGTAATGGTTTATAACACCTTAATTATCACCATCAGGTTTATTTTCCTGCATACATAGTTGAACCAACTCTGTTCCAGTTAACTGGGCCATTTCTGCTGCTGGATTTaaacccttaaaaaaaacatgaaaaagagtTTACTGTGAGCATTCTGGTTTATTGAAGGCACATCAGTTTAGAAGTGAACATAAGTTGTGTTTCACACATACATTCCTCGTCACTGAGCGGTCGTCCTCGGACTAAGTTTGTTTGTAAGACGCATTAGGGCGGCTTAATCTGACGTGGACACGATTTCTTCAGTAAGGCAGCGACGTTAATACCTTCCCCTAAGGACAAGATCACATGAAACACTTTAATATGTGagttacctttttttaaaaagcacccttattttagttaaaaacaaacaaaatcataaaTAACATTTCATAAATAGACAAAACACGATAGACCGTCAGATTTGTTTCAGACTGTCCACTACTAATGTACGATGCATCACATTTCACAGCACTAAATTAGCCTAAGAGTTACAGTACGATTTTCCAGTGTATCTCAACTGCTTGTGACAGCTAATCTGAAGAGTGTTTatgtcgtaaaaaaaaaaaaaaaactttgctggCCCGCTGGCTGGAAGAAGGCGACAAGGAAGacaaatttggctgtttggaTGTTTCTGGTTATAAGGAAACGTTTAGTGGCAGCTAACGCAGAACCAGCAGTCGCTCTTAATAACCAGCTACAATCAAACAAGTGTTGAGCAGCTGATTACAGGCCGGATACCTGAATAAAACGGCTCACTAATAccagatctttaaaaaaaaaaaaaaagtggtgtcAAATTTAGTGGGTGTTCATTGCTGCAACCTGCCTGTCCAGTTCTGAATAACTACacatgtctaaataaatgtgattatcACTGGAAAGTTCATTTCAGTCATTCTTTATCAAACGTGAGTCTCTCATTCATTacatagattcattacacacagagggATATTCTTCACGCATGTATTTCTGATCTTCACAATATACTGGCGTACGGCTTTGAAAACCCAAACTTCAGTTTCTCAAGACATTTGAACATTTCATAAGACCgacaaaaacattacagaaatgTAATTCGTGGCTGCTGACTTGACGGCGGTCCGGCTGAAAGTCACCAACACCATCCACAGGCAGGGTGAGCCATAGCAAGTTCATGGAAGCTGCCCGTTCACACGGTGTCGTACGTGGTGATAAAAAgatgagtggaaggaaaacgtgtgagaaaaaaaaaaaggtgcagaaGAAATGAGGATAACTGAAGCAATGCGCATTCAAAGGTTTGTGGAAGAATCACAAGGCGAGGAGCTAGTCAGAGCTTCACCAGCCACCGGATCCAGACGCCTCCAGCAGACGGCTACAGCTGCCACTACTGAACCAGAGACTTTACCTGGGCTGAAGGAGAAAAGGGACTGGGTTTTTGCTCAACGGGTCGCCTTCTCATAGCCGTGGGTTTTAATTAGCTAAGTCACATTCATCTTCATCAACTGAAACACATGCCTCAAATGAATCCCTCTGCGCTAGCAGGAGACGGTTACCGCATCGTTTATCGTGATgagcaaaaactaaaaaaaaaaatacacattggGGAAAAGATTCTTCATGTTTACAATTACCGGCACtgaagatctttgccaactccAACACTTTGCTGGTTAAGATCATCCCCATGTGGTGGTAAGCCCACTTACTCTAATTAAACTAGCCTGAATGATAATGCAATCATATTATGTTTACTGTGTGCAACAGGTCTACGGGCAAATACAGGGATTCATTCTCAGCCTGAGGTTTTGCTGTCCCAACATATCCCACTAAACATTCCTATTAATCTGAAGCCCGTTATGCCAGTCCCTACTCTCAGAGGCAgacttttcatttgaatgtattTACTATGATGCTCTAATTTCACCGTCAATGTCAGACATGACTTTGTTGTAAGTGGAATAACCGACATGTTGTTTTAGCAGCGGTAAAAAGTTTTTGTGCAAACACTGTGAAACCACGGTGTTTCTGAGGTTATCCTACAGTGGGAATGTCATAGGCGCTCTTTTCAACTGCTGAGCTGTTAAATTCAGAGTGGACACAAGTGGATCCTCCTCTTTCAGTGCACCGGGatttaaaatggaaatttaGCAGACGATCGGAGGAAGTGTTACAATTCCCTTGGTTTCACAAACCACTGCAGCTTACGAAAGGCTCAGTAGTCATATTATCTTCATTTAGCTTCAAACTCTTAAGAAGACTGCGCAGTACTGCCTTTCACTGACTCTGAACACGATGTCTCTTTTGCACTTCAGGCCCCTCCGAGTCCTTCATGCATTCCGCCAGGAAGTCACGACACCTGCGTGTGTACTGCTCGGGAAAATCCCGGAAATGGCAGACGTGGGCACTGGAGGCAAAATCCCAGCTGTGCACGGCGACGCCCTTCTGTGTCAGCGTCTCCATAAAAAGCTCAATGTCCCTGTGGCGGATCACCTGGTCCGCCGTGGAgtacagcagcaggtgaggccAGGCGGGCGGCCGGTCTCCCACGGCGTCGTAGTGGTTTTTGTGGATGAACCTGGTCACCGGGTACAGCACGATGCGCAGGAGGAAAACGCTCACCGCAAAAAGCGTCAGAAGGACGTACTTCAACAGGGGGCTTATTCTGGGCCCCAGGGTGGCGGTGAGGGCGCGGAGGGCGCCGCGGACGTTGCCGCTGCCCGGCGCGCTGTCCACCACCGCCCCGACCACGCGCAGCGAGCTGAACTGCTTGTCGCTGTGCAGCAACTCGGCGACGTAGCGGTAGAGCATGAAGCCGCCGTTGCTGAAGACGTGGAAGAAGACGGGGCTGTTCTCCACCTCGTAGTCGTACAGGATCTCCAGCAGCTTGAGGGCAGTGCCGCTCAGCTCCTTGTAGCCAAACGTCTCGGAGATGAAGACGGTCTTCAGAGGGGCGGTGTAGCGGATGGTGACGCAGCCCTGGGACCGGGAGGAGAGCAGAACAAGAATGCGGTTGATTTCTAGGGTATGATGTCTCTGACATCATACCCTTTAGCTATGATGTCAGAGACGTTTCTGTAAAGTCGACCAAACTAACTCTGGGTATAGTTTTTCACCAACTGAACAACACGTCTTGTTACTGTTGGAATTTTGCTGTGAACCTTTAATTAATCAGGGCAAAAATTATACAGTAATAAAACAAGTTTGTACACACAGGTGACCCCAGTGACATAAGGTGGATACATATCATTTCTTTTGAGAaggtttgttttgatttctctCATTTTCCCCCCTCTTTACTTTTAAAGGTGTTGGCTTGTATTCTTCAGTGCCGCACCAAAacacttgattttttttgttcagtagACCAGAGCGGACTGGAACGGCCAAATTATAAGTCCAGCCATTACAAAAACCAGACGGTGTGTTTTATTGAGATGATTTTTAattcctcgttttttttttatgtctttgcaGAGCTGCCTCATAAACTACAACTTTCCCCTGACAGATATACTACTTGTAATAATTTAATGAGTTTATCCCTACAGGTTGCTCTCCCGTGCATGCACCTGTCGCGGCACCACCAGTACCATCAGCTTCACCCTCATTCCAGTCATCACCAAAAGGAAGAGGTGAGCAGCTGAGCAGTCAGAGAGATAAACTGACAATAACTATTTTTTACAGTGACAGAAGCTGAACAAAAGCACTTAGTCGTTCACAAAGAGCTGAACCGTAGCCAATCAAATGGCAAAATTCAAACGAATAGACAGGTTTGCCCCATTTAAAGttcagatgatgatgatcatcatcatcagactTGTACACATACGGTTGAACGTTGTTAAAATCTACCAAAAGTATACAGCATAATATAACATGTTCAGCGATGCAGGCTGATCAGATGGATTCTTGTCTCTGATGTGATGTCAAGAgtaccaacttttttttttttctttttttttttcatgcagggctctttcttttttctcttcttttttcttttttttgtaagtactctaggaaaccctgcagtggaAACCCAaacttccatgttttttttctgttttttgcaagtaataataattaatattattaaataaataaataaatgatgtaatatataaaataattattcatttatttattttaatttgtgggCAGCATCTTTGCTAGAATGGCTCCCAAAACGCTGTGGTTTGTTTGCCTGGTGGTTCTGACCTTGTCGTTGTAGATGGAGCTGTACTTGGAGAGGTGCTTGTCCTTGCAGCCAGCCCAGCCCAGCAGGATCACAACCGGCTCCTTTGTCCCCTGCCAGTGTCTCTCTGCAAAACAAGACGGACACAACAGAGCAGCGCAGTCAGCCCCGGCCGGTAAACCCCCGCAGACTGCTGGACGGAGCCGCTGCGCCCGCTTACACACAGGAGGGGGGGTGTACGTTTCTTCTGCATTATGAAACCGCGCTCACCTGACGTGCCCGCATCTGGAAACACAATATTGTAGTCAATTTCATCGGCAGCCATTTCTGAAAGCTTTCCTGCCTCCTAACGTTCGCTCATTTAGACGTTGTacgctatttaaaaaaagaaaacaggctCGCGTGGATTAAGTCTTTACGTCTGTATTTAAATAATGACCCTAGTAAAAACATTCACTGTATGGACCGTAATCTGGGTTGCAACCCTTCCCTTCCCACCGACCGGAAGTCTTCTTCTTCGTTTTATCCTCATACCGGAAGAGCGCCTCCTAGTGAGCGGCAGACGGTCAGTATGTAACGTCTATGTTCAGCAAAGCTCAGGACGTCGCTTTAcgccacaggtgtcaaactcaaggcccgcgggccaaatctggcccttcaaggtaaattatccggccctcgagagccaaaaaaaaaggcatatatccttttatagtgtataaagtggctaaaactgtgcctcctgtaagtgtaactcaccccaatataatttttttttgctgataacctgtataaactgggcctaagagtgctacttttatgttactgtgcgttttttatactactgtgaactggaatgaaattatgaaatgaaaagtatcatctctacacatgcaagcggcccttttaatgacttcatgatgccaaagtggccccatatagaaattagtttgacacctctgctttACGCCTACAGAGCGCTGTTAAACTACattaccactgagctatataatacactagagtgctgattttgccgaaaaactgaagtcactggccgccatcttgctactccctactctcacagaatcccataggatttggttgcaacaacaagcagttttctggctgtgtgaaaacgtttcacagataattctacagtcagtgtgtgtactaacactatcaactactaggaaattaggtgctgaaatattttatgttattcatattacatttatatatatatatgtatatataagtatgtgtatatgtatatatgtatacacatatgtaaatgtttttgtatattgctatttatatatttataaatgttatatatatatatatatatatatatatatatatatatatatatatatatatatatttaaatgaataaaatgcaaaatatttgagcacatgactttctcagtgcTTCATAGTTTtacaacataacataaaagtatatggcatttgacattttaaaagtttaagcccccccctgaacatgagaaaatcctcattattcgatgctgtagcacacatattccctagttactgggggaaaatagggagtaccaaaatggcggccggtggcttcaaagcgactcgttctaacagcgggctattagcactgCAGTTTATATTATAGCTCAGTGTACATTACCCATTATTTCACTCTCATGGGACAAAGCTGGTGATTCTTGTATacaaaataacacaataacGTGTGACAGAATAATTTTTAATTACCAACAGAAACAAGATGTACAAAATCAGTATTGTGGTAACCAGATACATTTTGTTTGACAAATGaggacttgttcttttttttttattaggtgtGGTTTGGTGAATAGAGAAAGAGCAGAAGGAAATACAAACTGTTGATCCAAACAACCACCACATGCTGGCCAACGTTGGTCTATTTTACCCGCttaaagaaagattttttttttttttttacaaaaatccaatccacagctgacaaaaaaataGAACTATCAACCTCATCGTGTGTGAGATAAAATGACAGATctgatgtattaaaaaaaaccccaaaaaaataacaacagtgCTACATCTTCCCCGCCCACACCATTTCCATCTTCTGGATATGAGCCTTGGATGATTTGGAGAAGGTGCTTTTCACCACATTGAGAGGCGCTGCTTTGCCACTGAGATAGATCTTATTGATACAGGTGGGGAGCCAGGACTCCTTCGATTCTTCCTCAACTCTTTCCACCCCGGCTTCTTCCTTTTTGATGAGGGCGCACGAGTAGGCAAAGATGTATCCCGTCATATAGGCGTCAAACCCCGCCCGATGTGATCCTGCGTCGGCCTTCTTCTTCGCCTGAGCGTTGGACTCTGCAGGATGGACACCAGCGCCTTCTTCTGAGCTTCTTTCACCACTTTTGCTTGTTGTTGCAGAGTCTGCGGCGTCCGTTTTCTCCTCGCTCTCTCCGTTCTCCCCGTTGTCGCTTTTCATCTTCTGCCCTTCGTCTATCTGATGATGGTTTCCATCCGTTTCCATTTGAGGCACACTCTCAGAGCCAGATTTCTCATGTGCCTCCTGTTGGTCATCTGCTGCTTCTTCCTTATCCACGTCCATATTTGGCATTTTCTTCTGTGGGGCGCCATCGACGGCGGAGCAGTCCTCCGCTGTATCTGATCCaccctttttctctctctttctcttccgctttttccttttttcctccttgCATTTCTCATCCTGCAGGATGATCAGGTCTGTGTCATGGGATAGTGGACACTTGTTGCCGTTTGGACACCAGCCGAAAGCCTGacgggtggaaaaaaaaaagtcacgcGAGAGCTGCATTATTAAAACTCATGGATAACATTACAACTTGAAAGGCGCACACAAGAAGAACACCCCTGGCCTGAACTTTTAAACACTAACATGATAAAAGAcaaaattttagtttttcaaagGATTCGGAGTATGTCTCTACCTTCTTGCTAATCTACAAACGGAAGTTTTTGCCCATTTCTATCCAAATAGTTTTAACTCAAATTATATGGAGAGCATCTTAAAGAGTTTAGCGAAAGCTTCTGAATTACATTTTGTCTGAACTTTAACTGAGCCATTCCAAAACGTGAATACGCCTTGATCTGCCACTGCTTCGTAGCCGTGGCTGCATGTTTGGgcggtggttctgctggaagatgaacctctgCCTAcatctcaagttttttttaagcttctttagttttttttgttttttttccaggattaccctgtccatccatcatcctttCAAGTTTAATCACTTCCATCTGAAGAAAAGCACCAGCACAGCATCATCCGTCTATCGTCGTGCTTTACAGTGGATGTGCAGTGTTAAGTTATTTGCAAGTAATACGTTTGATTTTGGTCTCGTCTTGCCAGAAAAACTTCTTATGTGCTCGACGTTGAATAGGCCATTGTACCACAAAAATACgacttttcttattttacatCTGAATGGAACCAAGCGTGTTCTGATGTAAAACAGACCCAAGTCAAGATCTGGGGGAATTTGTAGGCATAAAACCGTTCTTTGAAATGAACGGTGACTTAAAGTCGATGAGACTTACTGAAAAGCGCTGGCAGATGTCCGTCTGTCCCTCCAAGAACGCTACGGCCGGACACTCTCTGTAGTCAATGTATGTGGACAGGTGACCCGCGTACTGACAGAATTCTACGTGGATGTGAGGTCCCGGTGAAGCGGAGGTGACGCTGCGGCTGTTTTCCAGCTTGCTGACCATttgaaaaaggaagagaaaacacAATTAGGCTGAACTGAAAATGTTGTTCAGGCCTACGGTTAACCTGAGTCTTAGATGCAGAGGGTCACCGTGTTATCGCCAACAGCTGAAGCTCCCCTGCACAAGCTATACAGTAAAATGGAAAACAGACTGGTGGAGCATGACACAACCCTGAGCTTACCATTTCTTGTAAGCGTACTCCAGATATGAGGCAGTCAGCCGGAGCTCAAACTCTGTCACGTATTTGGTGTCGTAGATGCCAGCGGGAAACATCTCGGACAGGTCGGCTGTGAAGGTGGCCAGCCGCTCAGGGAGGTGAGCATAAAAACTCTAGAGAAGAAAAagaccattaaaaaaattatatattttagcaATCTGCAAACAGGTGTACCGACCAGAAGCTAAGAGTAGATAAACATACACGATGATGGGCGTGTTTTAATATCACAACGGAGAATTAAGAATCTGTTTCAATAAACGTGTGACTTTTCAGCCAGTCGCTTGTCTTTTTTAATGGGGACAAAAATATTTGGAGATGatccagtctgtataatctgattgaatttgactttggaaagtgttttgagatgacatgtttcatgaattggtgcaatataaacaaaataacgcAGACGCAGGCGCCGCTTTTTGTACCTGGTAAAGGAAGACCATGTCGATGAGGCCGTTGTGCAGCACCAGGGGCTTCCTGGCGCGCAGCAGCTCAGTAAACAAAGCTCGGATGTTGACCCCACGATCATCTGCACCTCCCTTGCAGACAGGAAACAGAGCAACAGGACACATCAAACTACATCTGATACAGGACGGCTGTTCCAGGAGCCGAGCCGGCCGGGTTCAGACGGGGTAAGGACAGAGGCAGCCGCATGCAGGCGTCGTCACCTTATTATTGCCCTTGCAATAAGGGATCCCACTGCTGTACTGCTTGTTAAAGTCAAATCCGTGCTGCACCAGGAACTGGACCGACTGGGGCTCTATGATGTACTCCTCTGAACACAGTAGGGTGAGATTATACACTTGGACGAGGTACGAGTCTGgaggctgaaagagaaaaacaaaaaacaaaaaaactcacagcCAGAACGCTCTGTCTGCAATAGACCTCTGGAGCAGCCACTGAGCATACAGTCTGACTGGGATTCTTCATTTCTAAATTCAAACATGCTGGAGGCTGCATAAAACCTAAGattggggcagaggttcacctccCAGCTGGACAAAGACCCTAAACATACGGCCAGAGCTATGACGATTTAACCATGTTGATCCAACGTATATCTACGTGCTTtggcggcctagtcaaagtccagataaaATCCCATTTGATAACACATTGAATGTAACTCCTATAccgtttttatttgttaaaaaaaattgaaaaccatgtaacatttggcttttaattcaTAATTACTACTTCCTGTTGGTCTGTGATTTGTTGCTGTAACAAGGTCAAGGCCTATTCATGCTTGAAATGCACCGACACTGTGCTTGGTCATACATTGTATCTGGTAAATGTGCTACCTTGTGGTCCAGCTTCTTGTAACACCCAAGTCCCAAGGAAATGATGGAGCGGGAGCGAGCAGCGTGACATATTGCTTTGTATCTATCCTCTATGGATCTGAAACAAGAGAAGCAGCCCTGTTCAGAAACCAGAGGCTGTGTGTTTGATCGATTTCATGATGATCGGGTGGTAGTGTGATGTTTAAACTCACTCGGCCAGCAGGGCCTTTCTGTTTCCCAGACCACTCAGCTCCTGCAGCAACACAGAGtctgttaattttgatgtttttttttgttgttgttttttttttcaactgagcCCACACAGAGCAAAACCTACCGTGTCAAGCGCAATGAAGGATGATGTTTGAATGGCAACCACCAATGCTGGCCAAAGCTCCTTGAAATTATTACTCTGGACATCAATTACAGGAACTATCGTCGATGATGACATATTTGCTCTAAATTGTGTAGCTTAAAACGTGCTCCTAAAAGTTCCCACCGGCTACATGGATGTTTTCCCGGTAGCCTCATCAATTGTTGCCGGGGTCGTTTTAAGCGATTAATTGTACGTCGTTTGCAGCTAAATAATagctttgtgtttctgttgtaaAGTCACAGATAAATCTCCACTAGGTTCTTCTCTCAAAATGCTCAGCTAGCGTTGACTCAACCGTAAACATGTCAGCATGCATCCCAGGTTTTGGACAAAAGTCGTGGACGGTGGTTGAAATTTCGCGTGACAGCAAATAAGATAAAAGTTGTAAAAGTCTTAAAGAAAATACCGGGAATATTTTcgtaaaaatatttctttacattttaaatcaattattattttttaaatttcacatcaattgctgtgtttatttttattcgcGGTTCCTTCCAGTCAGGCATTTTTGACGACACCCGTGAAAACTACGTCGTTGGACTTAAACGCCGATGGACCGTGCGCCATTTTGGCTCAAACAAACTCTTTTactatttttacccctaaataaagtgctttaaatggGCTACAGTGGATTTGTACACCAACGGGTTGACGGCTATCATTACATATAAAAACTGGCTCACATTTAATCTGAACACCTTTATTTTTCCCCACGTCTTCATTTTGGAAAAGCTGTGAGCCAAAAgccatggtttaaaaaaaaaaaaacaccccagcCGAGCCAACTAAGCGCTTgcttaattttgtttgttttatttttttctccactgtgtGTGTGATGGGGGGCTGCTCCGCTCCAAACTGCTCCAATTCCACCAGCATAGGCAAACAGCTGTTCAGGTTCCCCAAAGACCCGCTGCGGAAGAAGAAATGGGTGGTAAACTGCAGACGTGACTTTGAGCCCACTCCCCACTCCAGACTCTGTCAGGTAAGAAGTCTCGCGGTCCCTGGACCTTTAACGACTTTATAGGGCTGTCGCTAAAACGGCTGACTCAGGACAGTGCATCAGATATTTAATTGAAagccctttttttatttgcattcgctgttttggttttttagTTGTATGCATGTAGCTGGGTCGTTACATCGACAACTGGCATGTTTATAGgctgtttgttgtttctttcaAGGATCACTTTGAGGAAAGCCAGTTTGAAGAAATAGCCAGATCCCCAGCTGGTGGTAAAAAGCTGAAGCCCAACGCCATTCCCACCCTGTTCAATGTGGGGGAGCCTCCCTTCCCTGCGGTCACCTCTCCATACATCCTGCTGCCACTGAAACCCGAACCAGGTATTTCTCTCTGCCCCTGACTTATAGCTCCCTACTTATTTTAGaatggtctgtttttttttttatgacattgTATTTAAATGTTGTCTCACATCCTTATCCTTCAGAGCTCCTACATAGTTGTGGGCCTTGTACAGCTCTGAGTTCAGCGGATCAAGATGTTTTGATTAATCTCTACTTGTGATAAGCAGAGGCAGCGTTTTCACATgtgaatggggggaaaaaaacttgcCTCCAAGGTTTAAGAAAGGAAGCGTAATGCATATTTAGCAGTTCTGTGTCTGACAGAAGCCCAGTTTGCATATTAAATTGAGTATTCTTAAGAAAATGTAAGGTTGTAATCTAGAAGCCAAACTGTGATCACCCTTTTTGACAATAAaccataaaaaagaacaaaagtgaTGTCTCTTACAGCACTATATAATGTTTAAAGATGTGTATCTGTTGTTTTACTCCTTCCACTCGAGTTCCAGAGCGAGTAACCACGGCTGCCTCAGAGACGAAGCTGCCTCCCGAGCCTTTACGCAGCCGCTCTGCTGGGTTGATGATGGCTGTGTAATTGTTGCTGGATTACTGCACTGCCGCTTCACTTGGACATTTTCTTGTGGTTTCTAGTGGAAAGGGATCTAAACCTCGGGGACCACGGCTATGCCAGACGCAACCCCCTGTCTGGCCTCGAAGAAGAGGATGGAGCCTCTGAAGATCAACACCCTTGCATGCAGTGTCAGCTTCTTAAGAaaaagctggagcaggagatgcAGCACACGGCAAGACTGC
This genomic window from Fundulus heteroclitus isolate FHET01 chromosome 6, MU-UCD_Fhet_4.1, whole genome shotgun sequence contains:
- the toe1 gene encoding target of EGR1 protein 1, with the translated sequence MSSSTIVPVIDVQSNNFKELWPALVVAIQTSSFIALDTELSGLGNRKALLAESIEDRYKAICHAARSRSIISLGLGCYKKLDHKPPDSYLVQVYNLTLLCSEEYIIEPQSVQFLVQHGFDFNKQYSSGIPYCKGNNKGGADDRGVNIRALFTELLRARKPLVLHNGLIDMVFLYQSFYAHLPERLATFTADLSEMFPAGIYDTKYVTEFELRLTASYLEYAYKKCKLENSRSVTSASPGPHIHVEFCQYAGHLSTYIDYRECPAVAFLEGQTDICQRFSAFGWCPNGNKCPLSHDTDLIILQDEKCKEEKRKKRKRKREKKGGSDTAEDCSAVDGAPQKKMPNMDVDKEEAADDQQEAHEKSGSESVPQMETDGNHHQIDEGQKMKSDNGENGESEEKTDAADSATTSKSGERSSEEGAGVHPAESNAQAKKKADAGSHRAGFDAYMTGYIFAYSCALIKKEEAGVERVEEESKESWLPTCINKIYLSGKAAPLNVVKSTFSKSSKAHIQKMEMVWAGKM
- the si:ch73-382f3.1 gene encoding THAP domain-containing protein 1 B, which encodes MGGCSAPNCSNSTSIGKQLFRFPKDPLRKKKWVVNCRRDFEPTPHSRLCQDHFEESQFEEIARSPAGGKKLKPNAIPTLFNVGEPPFPAVTSPYILLPLKPEPVERDLNLGDHGYARRNPLSGLEEEDGASEDQHPCMQCQLLKKKLEQEMQHTARLQREAEEMKKRLYRLDRIEKGLQNFLYEDQIRALSLTKRSRRAVWSPETILKARKIRCAVGTKGYEHLREIGYPLPSYRTLCNRLETKIMVTTDMSCEELAELGLGLMAPCQSPTEGVRDNDEEELMGVLS
- the tmem53 gene encoding transmembrane protein 53; this translates as MAADEIDYNIVFPDAGTSERHWQGTKEPVVILLGWAGCKDKHLSKYSSIYNDKGCVTIRYTAPLKTVFISETFGYKELSGTALKLLEILYDYEVENSPVFFHVFSNGGFMLYRYVAELLHSDKQFSSLRVVGAVVDSAPGSGNVRGALRALTATLGPRISPLLKYVLLTLFAVSVFLLRIVLYPVTRFIHKNHYDAVGDRPPAWPHLLLYSTADQVIRHRDIELFMETLTQKGVAVHSWDFASSAHVCHFRDFPEQYTRRCRDFLAECMKDSEGPEVQKRHRVQSQ